The genomic interval AAACTCTTGATAAAAAAGTTTTTCATTTTTTTTAACCTCCAAGTATTTTTAAAATGAATAGTTGATATTCATTTTTTATATATTATATTCTTTAGTAAAAAAATTGCAAGAACAAATTATTTTTTGTAGAAAATATTTTTTGTAGGGAAGTCGAAAAAATAGAAAAATTGTCTAAAAAAATGAATAAAAATGTATAATTTTTAGAACTTTAAACTTGAAGATGGCTATTAATCAATAAAAAAACATCATAAATTATATAAAAATATATTGACTAATTTATAAAGTGGATATATAATAGTTAAAACAATTTATTAAAACAAATTGGGAAATTAATTAATTATTAGGAGGTTGGTATGAAAATTAAAAGAATTCTATTTAGTATTTTAGCAATATTTATGTTTGTGTTAGTAGCTGCTTGTGGTAAAAAAGAAGCACCTACTGAAGATGCTAATGCTCAAAAAGAAGGAACAGCAACTGAAGTTACACAAAATTATCATATCGGTGTTGTAACAACATCTGTTTCTCAATCAGAAGATAATGCACGTGGAGCTGAAGCAGTTGTAAAACAATATGGAGCAAGTAATGAAGGTGGAAAAATTACCGTTGTAACAATACCAGACAACTTCATGCAAGAACAAGAAACAACAATTTCTCAAATGGTTTCTCTTGCAGATGACCCTGAAATGAAAGCTATAGTAGTAGCTGAAGGAATCCCAGGAACTTATCCTGCATTTAAGGCTATAAGAGAAAAAAGACCTGATATTTTACTATTTGTAAATAATACACACGAAGATCCTGTACAAGTAAGTACAGTTGCAGATGTAGTTGTAAACTCAGACTCAGTTGCAAGAGGATATTTAATAGTAAAAACAGCTCATGATTTAGGAGCAACTAAATTTATGCACATTTCATTCCCTAGACACTTAAGTTATGAAACTATTTCAAGAAGAAGAGCTATAATGGAACAAACAGCTAAAGATTTAGGAATGGAATATATTGAAATGTCAGCACCAGACCCACTAAGTGATGTTGGAGTACCAGGAGCACAACAATTTATCTTAGAACAAGTTCCAAACTGGATAGCTAAATATGGTAAAGATATAGCATTCTTTGCAACAAACGATGCCCAAACAGAACCTTTACTAAAACAAATAGCTGCAAATGGTGGATACTTTATAGAAGCTGATTTACCTTCTCCTACAATGGGATACCCTGGAGCATTAGGAATTGAATTCACTGATGATGAAAAAGGAAATTGGCCGAAAATATTAGAAAAAGTTGAAAAAGCTGTCGTAGAAGCTGGTGGTTCAGGAAGAATGGGAACATGGGCTTACTCATACAATTTCTCAGGTATTGAAGGACTTACAGATTTAGCAGTTAAATCTATAGAAAGCGGAGATAAAGACTTTACATTAGAAAAAGTTTTAGCATCTCTTGATACAGCAACACCAGGATCTAAATGGAATGGAAGCTTAATGAAAGATAACAATGGAGTGGAAATAAAAAATTCATTCTTCGTATATCAAGATACTTATGTATTTGGAAAAGGATATATGGGAGTTACTTCTGTTGAAGTTCCAGAAAAATATGGAAAAATTAGTGGTAATAAATAAATAGAATATAAGACTATTTGGACAATGGGGGCTGGAGCATTTTATGCAACCAGTCCCTATTCCTATTTAGGACTTAAGAAGGAGGCTATGGTGTCAAATACACTAT from Fusobacterium pseudoperiodonticum carries:
- a CDS encoding DUF3798 domain-containing protein, which translates into the protein MKIKRILFSILAIFMFVLVAACGKKEAPTEDANAQKEGTATEVTQNYHIGVVTTSVSQSEDNARGAEAVVKQYGASNEGGKITVVTIPDNFMQEQETTISQMVSLADDPEMKAIVVAEGIPGTYPAFKAIREKRPDILLFVNNTHEDPVQVSTVADVVVNSDSVARGYLIVKTAHDLGATKFMHISFPRHLSYETISRRRAIMEQTAKDLGMEYIEMSAPDPLSDVGVPGAQQFILEQVPNWIAKYGKDIAFFATNDAQTEPLLKQIAANGGYFIEADLPSPTMGYPGALGIEFTDDEKGNWPKILEKVEKAVVEAGGSGRMGTWAYSYNFSGIEGLTDLAVKSIESGDKDFTLEKVLASLDTATPGSKWNGSLMKDNNGVEIKNSFFVYQDTYVFGKGYMGVTSVEVPEKYGKISGNK